GGTTTCCGTCTGCACGTTTAGAGAAGTTTCTGTTAAAAGAGTGAACGATAGTGTTTTTTTCTCCTTTATCCGCTCCTGCTCTATCCCATTGTCCTATACATGGCCCACAAGCATTAGTAAATACTTTAGTTCCCATTTTTTCGAAAGTGGCAATGATTCCGTCTCTTTCTATAGTGTAACGAATTTGCTCTGAACCTGGATTGATACCAAATTCTGCTTTTGGTGTAATTCCGTGAGCAACTGCTTGCTCTACGATGGATGCCGCACGGGCCATATCTTCATAAGAAGAATTGGTGCAAGAACCTATTAATCCCCACTCTACTTTTAAAGGCCATCCATTAGCTATTGCCTCTTCTTTCATTTTAGAAACTGGTGTTCCTCTGTCTGGAGTAAATGGTCCGTTGATATGTGGCTCTAATTCTGATAAGTTAATTTCAATTACTTGATCAAAATACTGACTTGGATTAGCGTAAACTTCAGCATCACCAGTTAAATAATTTGCCACTTTATCAGCAGCATCAACTATATCTTGACGATCAGTAGCTGCTAAATATCTTCTCATCGAATCATCATAACCAAAAGTTGAAGTCGTAGCTCCGATTTCAGCCCCCATGTTACAAATGGTACCTTTACCAGTACAAGACATACTAGTTGCTCCTTCTCCAAAATATTCTACAATAGCGCCTGTTCCTCCTTTTACGGTAAGAATATCAGCTACTTTTAAGATTACATCTTTTGGCGCAGTCCAGCCGTTTAATTTTCCTGTCAATTTTACTCCGATTAGTTTAGGAAACTTTAATTCCCATGACATACCAGACATAACATCTACAGCATCTGCACCACCAACTCCGATGGCTAACATTCCTAATCCTCCTGCATTTACGGTGTGTGAATCGGTTCCAATCATCATCCCGCCTGGGAATGCATAATTTTCTAAAACGATTTGGTGTATAATTCCTGAACCTGGTTTCCAAAAACCAATTCCATATTTATTAGAAACTGAAGAAAGAAAATCAAAAACTTCTTTCGATTGATTGTTTGCAAAAGCTAAATCTGTTGCAGCACCTTCTTTAGCCTGAATTAAGTGGTCACAATGAACGGTAGTTGGAACGGCAACTGTCTTTTTCCCAGCGTGCATAAATTGTAATAATGCCATTTGTGCTGTTGCATCTTGACAAGCTACTCTATCGGGAGCAAAATCAACATAATCTTTTCCTCTTGAATAAGCTTGTGAAGGATTACCTTCCCATAAATGTGAATATAAAATCTTTTCAGATAACGTAAGTGGACGACCAACAAGTTCACGAGCTTTATCGACTCTTTGAGCCATCGTGGCATACACTTTTTTAATCATTTCAATATCAAAAGCCATAGTATATATAGGTTTATTTGTTTGCAGTGCAAATTTACGAAAACGTTGTACTTCTGAAAAGTTTTTAATTGAATATGTTGCTTTTAGCTGATGTTTTGCGAAATGATGATTTTTGCCATTGCTTTATTGCAAATACTTTAATTAAAGCAGTATAAAATGACTATTCTTAATTTTTATCCCTTAAATCCATCATTGGTTTTTCAAAAAAACGATACAATAAATAACTTAATGTAATCGTTATCCCAAAATAAATTAGCAGAAAAAAACTCAGCATCAAAGAATTTTGAGATTCCATTGGGAAATAATGCTTCATCAATTGCAACACCAAACTATAATGCAAGAGGTATATAGAATAGGAAATGATACTGATAAAAGTGATTGGTTTAGCAAGGAGATTTTTTTCTTCTTTCCATTCTGACAAAAAAGGAAGAAAGCAAGCAACAGTAATAGAAACGAAAGGAAGATAAAATACATTCCATAACATCGAATGGGTTTCTATAAACAACCCTAATCGACCAATTCCAACAAACAAAAACATAAAAAACAACACTCCTAAAACAAAAAATACTTTTCTGCTTTTCTGCCATAAAGAAGCATAGTTACAATAAATCCAGCTACATAAAACGCCAATAAAAATACTATCTAAACGATAAAGTACAACCGATTTTAAAGAGGCATTCCATTGTGTTATAGTTGTATTAGTTGTGTGATATTGATAATAAATTTTGTTACAAAAGAAAATTAATATCAAAGCCAATACTGAAAAAAGAAAAAATCTTGATTTATTTTTTGGCTTACTAAAAGTTGCTGAAATCAAAAGAAAAATGGGCAAAACTATGTACGCAAACTCCTCAACTGAAAGACTCCAGGATTCTGTAAAAAAAGGCAACATGGGAGTGTTGAAGTTTTGAAGAAACAAAAAGTATTTCCAAAGTGAATCAATCGAATATCCCAATACAGTGGAGACTACAATATTCAAAAGTAATATTAAAAAATAATTAGGTAAAGTTCTGAACCATCTTCGCTTTAAGAAATGAAAGAGTTGCTTAAAAGAAAAATCCTCTTTAATGTAGGTTTGGTATAGTATTTTACCAATTAAAAAACCACTTAATACAAAGAAAATCTCGACGCCAAAAAAACCAAACAAGACAAAAATCTGATAAATAAATCTTTGACTTGGCGGAAAAATCCAAAGACTATGCCCGAACACCACCATTAAAATAGCAATGGCACGCATTAAATCGAGGCCAAAAACTCTTTCTTTTATACTACTTTTCATTTAATTTAAAATTTTTAGCTCTGTATTGATTGATTGGTTTTTCATAAAAAGTATACATAAGATAACTCAATCCAACGGTAACTAGCAAATACAAAAGAGCAAAACCATTTAACTGCCAAAGACTAAAATTCTTGGTATCTATAAAATATTTCATCAAGAAAAGCACCAAACTGTAATGCAGCAAATAAATAGAATAGGAAATATTACAGATAAATAGAATGGCATTAGCTATCCTTTTTGACTTCATCTCCCAACTCAATAAAAAAGGGATAAACATACAAATCATTAAGGAAACCAATGGCAGACAACAGATATTCCAAA
The window above is part of the Flavobacterium sp. N1994 genome. Proteins encoded here:
- a CDS encoding aconitate hydratase, which gives rise to MAFDIEMIKKVYATMAQRVDKARELVGRPLTLSEKILYSHLWEGNPSQAYSRGKDYVDFAPDRVACQDATAQMALLQFMHAGKKTVAVPTTVHCDHLIQAKEGAATDLAFANNQSKEVFDFLSSVSNKYGIGFWKPGSGIIHQIVLENYAFPGGMMIGTDSHTVNAGGLGMLAIGVGGADAVDVMSGMSWELKFPKLIGVKLTGKLNGWTAPKDVILKVADILTVKGGTGAIVEYFGEGATSMSCTGKGTICNMGAEIGATTSTFGYDDSMRRYLAATDRQDIVDAADKVANYLTGDAEVYANPSQYFDQVIEINLSELEPHINGPFTPDRGTPVSKMKEEAIANGWPLKVEWGLIGSCTNSSYEDMARAASIVEQAVAHGITPKAEFGINPGSEQIRYTIERDGIIATFEKMGTKVFTNACGPCIGQWDRAGADKGEKNTIVHSFNRNFSKRADGNPNTHAFVTSPEMVAALAISGDLTFNPITDTLLNDNGEAVKLNPPHGDELPKRGFDVDDAGFQAPAEDGSHVQVAVSPTSERLQLLAPFEAWDGKNITGAKLLIKAFGKCTTDHISMAGPWLRFRGHLDNISNNMLIGAVNAFNQEANKVKNQLTGAYDAVPAVQRAYKAAGVPTIVVGDQNYGEGSSREHAAMEPRFLGVKAVLVKSFARIHETNLKKQGMLALTFANEADYDKIQENDTINFLDLTDFAPGKPLTLEFVHSDGSKDIILANHTYNESQIGWFVAGSALNLIAAGKA
- a CDS encoding acyltransferase family protein, with protein sequence MKSSIKERVFGLDLMRAIAILMVVFGHSLWIFPPSQRFIYQIFVLFGFFGVEIFFVLSGFLIGKILYQTYIKEDFSFKQLFHFLKRRWFRTLPNYFLILLLNIVVSTVLGYSIDSLWKYFLFLQNFNTPMLPFFTESWSLSVEEFAYIVLPIFLLISATFSKPKNKSRFFLFSVLALILIFFCNKIYYQYHTTNTTITQWNASLKSVVLYRLDSIFIGVLCSWIYCNYASLWQKSRKVFFVLGVLFFMFLFVGIGRLGLFIETHSMLWNVFYLPFVSITVACFLPFLSEWKEEKNLLAKPITFISIISYSIYLLHYSLVLQLMKHYFPMESQNSLMLSFFLLIYFGITITLSYLLYRFFEKPMMDLRDKN